A single genomic interval of Anopheles marshallii chromosome 2, idAnoMarsDA_429_01, whole genome shotgun sequence harbors:
- the LOC128719970 gene encoding uncharacterized protein LOC128719970, with amino-acid sequence MDTAGSGAVPVVARRRRRAARQQRESTPDPTRDGSVGSQSNSCDDQSGSESARGRSTVESSPSSSKKSLIERAIEYGSSHRNKILARKEKKLSSAVAPRSRSVPRDEGDVPSSPEIFSLLRRAKRSLSAARKPKTDDSSDGGRISDTEVRKRRERIERFQSERSRENADGTPAAPLQANLQRFNEERRKFELEKLKFLQEKRELDRMRLRRFEKYREELLEEQSRKLKVKLQEERAKSIEATPLPPLAPSVAHRSRTPTRPSDSLSPVVGKKKILILPKARSSSRSASTSEDEGRLSSDEGKKQTIRRRFSPRKPKRSRSSKLEPGARRAPPRTDGITSPESELPSDFQPEEPEIQNRRDSPEPEMVLTHRRAGGQEEEKKQVEIEPSKATPVEDSKTEDVSEVKSEEKQAIEVDEDVTLEENGLKVRQRRRPLVLYAEQPGEVFTWRQLAQEWYEMWQDFLDDQPEEIVRMRIQVNHCLFYFAVMVVLCGVGGIAFRLTEGTFESQYKCGVKRVKREFIDQLWLSSHNQREEDWKLTARNRLRKFEEELQIAFEAGMKTYSGNTAWNFVNGVIYSLTVVSTIGYGHISPSTTTGRALTILYAIIGIPIFLIVLADFGKLFTRGIKFMWAYVRRLYYTGSFRKVRKTAQVQEVMKGLNVVYDMVRRPSTDNELQGATTTTAVPVQPPQPPQPPQPQPSQRPPSEAQPVGGTGIETIPIPDTPTTPVPETFEIDDEFNLPISVAIVILVAYMLFGANIYCRWENWSFFEAFYFVFISISTIGFGDYVPQHPIYMMCSILYLIFGLALTSMCINVVQLKLSDSFRQASAKIGATIGLQMAEAASQHQHSPVHTPIELAAVHTSTPTSAVNVSLKDTPTLPARPSTSVPKPEKKE; translated from the exons ATGGATACGGCCGGGAGCGGTGCAGTTCCGGTAGTGGCGAGACGGCGCCGCCGGGCAGCCAGACAGCAGCGTGAATCAACGCCGGATCCGACGCGCGATGGCAGTGTTGGAAGTCAGTCGAACTCTTGTGACGATCAGAGCGGTTCCGAATCGGCCCGCGGCCGTAGCACGGTCGAGAGCAGTCCGTCCTCTTCGAAGAAAAGTTTGATCGAGCGGGCGATCGAGTACGGTAGCTCGCATCGGAACAAAATACTGGCCCGCAAGGAGAAGAAACTGTCCAGCGCTGTGGCACCGCGGAGCCGATCGGTGCCGCGCGATGAGGGCGATGTACCGAGCAGTCCGGAAATATTCTCACTATTAAGGCGAGCCAAGCGAAGTCTATCGGCGGCACG taAACCAAAAACGGATGATTCCAGCGATGGCGGTCGCATCTCCGACACAGAGGTTCGCAAGCGACGCGAACGTATTGAACGCTTCCAGAGCGAACGATCACGCGAAAATGCCGATGGAACACCAGCCGCACCGTTACAAGCGAATCTGCAACGATTCAACGAAGAGCGGCGTAAATTTGAACTGGAAAAGTTGAAATTCTTGCAGGAAAAGCGTGAACTCGATCGAATGCGACTGAGGCGCTTCGAGAAGTATCGTGAAGAATTGCTTGAGGAGCAGAGCCGCAAGCTAAAGGTCAAACTGCAGGAGGAGCGTGCTAAAAGCATCGAAGCCACTCCGTTGCCACCGTTGGCACCGTCCGTAGCACACCGCAGCCGTACCCCAACACGACCGTCCGATAGCCTGTCACCGGTCGTTGGCAAAAAGAAGATACTGATCCTACCGAAGGCCCGCTCGTCGAGCCGGTCTGCATCGACCAGCGAAGATGAGGGACGTCTGTCGTCCGACGAGGGAAAGAAGCAAACGATCCGTCGTCGGTTTTCACCTCGCAAGCCgaaacgatcgcgatcgtcaAAGCTTGAACCGGGCGCTAGACGTGCACCGCCCCGCACGGATGGGATAACATCGCCCGAATCGGAGTTACCTTCAGATTTTCAACCGGAAGAGCCAGAGATCCAGAATCGGCGCGATTCTCCGGAGCCCGAAATGGTGCTCACACACAGACGAGCTGGCGGacaggaggaagaaaaaaagcaggtGGAGATTGAACCATCAAAAGCAACTCCAGTGGAAGACTCCAAAACTGAAGATGTCTCAGAAGTAAAGAGTGAAGAAAAGCAAGCGATTGAAGTTGACGAGGATGTGACACTTGAGGAAAATGGTCTAAAGGTACGCCAACGACGTAGGCCTCTTGTGCTGTACGCAGAGCAACCCGGTGAAGTCTTCACCTGGAGACAGCTCGCCCAAGAGTGGTATGAAATGTGGCAAGACTTCCTGGACGATCAGCCGGAAGAGATCGTCCGGATGCGCATACAGGTGAAccactgtttgttttacttcgcCGTAATGGTTGTACTGTGCGGTGTCGGAGGTATTGCGTTCCGGTTGACCGAGGGCACGTTCGAGTCACAGTACAAGTGTGGAGTTAAGCGCGTCAAACGAGAATTCATCGATCAGCTTTGGCTTTCTAGTCACAATCAAAG GGAAGAGGACTGGAAGTTAACGGCACGGAATCGTTTGCGCAAGTTTGAGGAAGAGTTACAGATTGCTTTCGAAGCGGGAATGAAGACGTACAGCGGTAATACGGCGTGGAACTTTGTAAATGGCGTGATCTACTCGCTTACGGTGGTGTCAACGATCG GCTATGGACACATTTCACCATCAACGACAACGGGTCGAGCGCTTACAATTTTATACGCAATCATCGGTATACCCATCTTCCTGATTGTATTGGCCGACTTTGGCAAGCTATTCACGAGGGGTATCAAGTTCATGTGGGCCTATGTGCGACGTCTATACTATACTGGTTCCTTCCGAAAGGTCCGGAAGACGGCACAGGTGCAG GAAGTGATGAAAGGGCTGAACGTTGTGTACGATATGGTTCGGCGACCCAGTACAGACAATGAACTGCAAGGTGCAACGACCACAACTGCTGTTCCAGTACAGCCGCCACAGCCTCCACAACCTCCACAGCCACAACCTTCGCAAAGACCACCATCGGAAGCGCAACCAGTCGGTGGCACCGGCATCGAGACCATCCCCATCCCGGACACGCCGACCACTCCCGTACCGGAAACCTTTGAGATAGACGACGAGTTCAATCTTCCAATATCGGTCGCGATCGTCATTTTGGTTGCGTACATGCTGTTCGGTGCCAACATCTACTGCCGGTGGGAAAACTGGAGCTTCTTCGAGGCGTTCTACTTTGTGTTTATCTCGATCTCGACGATCGGGTTCGGTGACTACGTACCGCAGCATCCGATCTACATGATGTGCAGCATACTGTACCTCATCTTCGGGCTCGCCCTCACGTCTATGTGCATCAACGTGGTGCAGCTGAAGTTGAGTGATAGCTTCCGCCAGGCAAGTGCCAAGATTGGTGCCACCATCGGGCTTCAGATGGCGGAAGCGGCATCACAGCATCAGCACTCACCCGTACACACACCGATCGAGCTGGCCGCAGTACATACCTCCACCCCAACCAGTGCCGTAAACGTCAGCCTGAAGGATACTCCGACCTTACCGGCACGACCGTCCACATCCGTACCAAAGCCGGAAAAGAAAGAGTAA
- the LOC128710104 gene encoding inactive rhomboid protein 1-like — MSRSRRSSFGHQHYQQQFTVTSTINYDDGLCDGTSGPGLVPTGGTTSSPSRFSESSYSNLGSRLTAYVAQSPHPPQPPPPSQPTLPPSSASSVSSVTDRYGATVEESLRPCCISPAAPTTNGSHAGSGMSSDRYSTSSAPNSIIYPETRNGPHHRSMSPGSRTRYPVPERFRDPPASAPPQQTTQPKLDQFGNYLISNAPLITTSESYNYLTSTVHTPVKRYIPTPPPPENFQHEPTAGGLGASLMAGLMASGGGINIINHPQGSNGTGSLLKSLPYRLKVPKADGSGLGEDTTDHYATPPRARPVGGKCQQPICTFTQQPPGGGTLGRPTLQPEYSMLRAATPVSIMSEPMVIGHQPSSDEEQCYQCNSLRQATGVHQTTQTSGPISPQPLSISSVSMSDMERQSPLSPPSLVSHASYAHHHHHHHHHHHQQQQQQHYTLATPGDDGRNAQQSLIIAQSHALNSACSNPSIIIQYQHQQHIQAHQQIQQQPLYQQLQQLQQQHAQQQQQQQQHHHQQQLQLQHQQAHQQAQQQAQQVQVQQQQQQQQQLQHMHLPRLQPDSTPSTLQRNVQAIRQQRLTHKQRIKEYLRRSTSQFFGVDQLHEDYEQQKWEDRQKRFAIRRFGSLKDELPANARPNEPSADVMNDHLTHSDRPDILPAQSQDEPETEQNRRQRFNPYYRHEGSEEFLVERKPSVSRMMLNGIVFVVQSLRNRIPRRQKQWSRSFAPAHVALNNDDNDIYDGLTPVQEDEMFFDIPGGGAQNGNGAGGPAGQEQELGAAVQDNSHQIYMLETDRALVSNGWRTRTAEEQLHLQDPAARAGRNNAMFQFFYGQRIPGSILESVLDNSRRPSRHCIKLLRPNALDDRYDYRPFFTYWINTTQILVLLLTLLCYGVGPIGIGFEQKSSQVLVTSLSLQTVQHYEPRNIWIGPRRDDLVHLGSKYAPCMRRDGKIMDLISKTRKQERETACCIRNDDSGCVQSSQADCSVRGLWPTTISTWKKWSPGDSGPGGRISGSVCGLDPKYCDAPASIAPHEWPDDITKWPICRKNNQFTQRFRFKDHTAEHMVCEVIGHPCCMGISGECRITTREYCDFVRGYFHDEASLCSQVSCLNDVCGMFPFIVTDLPDQFYRLFTSLYIHAGIVHLIITVAFQHILLADLERLLGSLRTAIVYIGSGIVGNLTSAIFVPYKAEVGPLPSLAGTLSSLLVLLILCHWRNLKKPQYAMLKMLFLGCLLFGMGTLPWQQNFTGLISGLLFGITFTLALTPYLSFTKYSRKGKIKLVWTCFVLHFVLYALIFLVFYLFPTIFSLNFLEGNQISSINDNNGMHDHFNPYDTFNYFNGKNTDGGSSHGGMLPGEGGRNGGDVGGGGGRIKDYDRGGGGSNRYGGNGGGGGGAISMSGGTIKAINPKYNNINSNGNLNAKSNMHSYKMVAICEKGQCNPRPNA, encoded by the exons ATGAGCCGTAGCCGCCGGTCATCGTTTGGTCACCAGCACTATCAGCAGCAGTTTACCGTCACATCCACTATCAACTACGACGATGGGCTGTGCGATGGTACGAGCGGGCCCGGGTTGGTACCGACCGGCGGCACAACATCTTCGCCATCGCGCTTTAGCGAGTCATCCTACTCGAACCTGGGATCCCGCCTGACCGCGTACGTTGCCCAATCACCACATCCTCCACagccaccgccaccatcgcAGCCCACCCTTCCGCCATCGTCCGCATCTTCGGTGTCGTCCGTGACTGATCGGTATGGGGCCACCGTCGAGGAATCACTGAGACCGTGCTGCATCTCACCGGCCGCTCCGACCACGAACGGCAGTCATGCCGGGAGTGGCATGTCCAGTGACCGATACTCGACCAGCTCTGCACCGAATTCCATCATCTATCCGGAAACGCGCAATGGACCACATCACCGCTCCATGTCACCGGGATCACG CACGAGATATCCCGTTCCGGAACGGTTCCGAGATCCGCCTGCATCGGCACCACCCCAGCAAACGACACAACCGAAGCTGGACCAGTTTGGCAACTATCTCATCAGCAATGCGCCACTGATAACGACCTCCGAAAGCTACAACTATCTCACCTCGACTGTACATACACCGGTCAAGCGTTACATACCGACACCACCGCCTCCAGAGAACTTCCAGCATGAACCGACGGCGGGTGGCCTTGGTGCGAGCCTGATGGCCGGGCTGATGGCATCCGGTGGTggcatcaacatcatcaaccaCCCGCAAGGTAGCAATGGGACGGGATCACTTCTCAAGTCGCTACCCTACCGTCTCAAGGTACCGAAAGCGGACGGTTCCGGGCTTGGGGAAGACACGACGGATCACTACGCTACGCCACCAAGGGCACGACCGGTCGGAGGCAAATGTCAGCAGCCGATCTGTACATTCACGCAGCAACCCCCGGGAGGTGGTACGCTGGGCCGTCCGACACTGCAGCCCGAATATTCGATGTTGCGGGCAGCCACACCGGTAAGCATCATGAGCGAACCGATGGTGATCGGTCACCAACCGTCGTCGGACGAGGAGCAGTGCTACCAGTGCAACAGTCTCCGACAAGCGACCGGTGTACATCAAACGACACAAACCTCCGGTCCGATCAGTCCGCAACCGCTCTCGATCTCGTCCGTGTCGATGTCCGACATGGAGCGCCAATCGCCCCTCAGCCCACCGTCACTCGTTTCGCATGCATCGTACgcacatcaccatcaccatcatcaccaccatcatcaccagcagcagcaacagcagcattatACGCTCGCAACACCGGGCGATGATGGCAGAAACGCACAGCAGTCGCTTATTATCGCGCAATCACACGCACTGAACAGCGCGTGTAGCAACCCATCGATCATTATTCAGTaccaacatcagcagcacatTCAGGCCCATCAGCAgatacagcagcagccgctTTATCAGCAGCTTCAGCagctacagcagcaacatgctcagcagcagcagcaacaacaacagcatcatcaccagcaacagctGCAGCTGCAACACCAGCAAGCACATCAACAAGCTCAACAACAAGCGCAACAGGTTCaggttcagcagcagcagcagcagcaacaacagctacAGCACATGCATCTTCCCCGGCTTCAACCCGATTCCACACCTTCCACTCTGCAGCGGAACGTACAGGCGATACGCCAACAACGTTTAACGCACAAGCAACGCATCAAGGAGTATCTCCGTCGGAGCACATCACAGTTCTTCGGTGTCGATCAACTGCACGAAGATTACGAGCAGCAAAAGTGGGAAGATCGCCAGAAGCGTTTCGCGATCCGGCGGTTCGGTTCGCTCAAAGACGAACTTCCGGCAAATGCGCGGCCCAACGAACCGAGCGCGGATGTGATGAACGATCATCTCACGCACAGTGACCGGCCGGACATCCTGCCCGCCCAAAGCCAGGATGAGCCGGAAACGGAGCAGAATCGCCGCCAGCGCTTCAACCCGTACTACCGACACGAGGGCAGTGAAGAGTTCCTGGTCGAACGGAAACCGTCCGTTTCGCGCATGATGCTGAACGGGATCGTGTTCGTGGTGCAGAGCCTCCGTAACAGAATTCCCCGCAGGCAGAAGCAGTGGTCGCGCAGCTTCGCGCCGGCACATGTGGCGCTGAACAACGACGATAACGATATCTACGATGGGCTAACGCCGGTGCAGGAAGATGAGATGTTTTTCGACATCCCGGGCGGTGGCGCTCAGAACGGGAATGGTGCGGGAGGTCCTGCCGGACAGGAGCAGGAGCTCGGTGCAGCGGTACAGGACAATTCGCATCAGATCTACATGCTCGAGACGGACCGTGCGCTGGTGAGCAATGGGTGGCGGACGCGTACGGCTGAAGAGCAACTTCATCTGCAGGATCCCGCCGCACGAGCGGGCCGCAACAATGCAATGTTCCAGTTTTTCTACGGCCAGCGTATACCGGGTTCGATACTGGAGAGCGTGCTGGACAACTCGAGACGTCCATCGCGCCATTGCATTAAACTGCTGCGCCCAAACGCGCTAGACGATCGGTATGACTATCGACCGTTCTTCACGTACTGGATCAACACGACGCAAAttctggtgctgctgttgacacTGCTGTGTTACGGCGTTGGTCCGATCGGGATCGGCTTTGAGCAGAAGAGCAGCCAGGTGTTGGTGACTAGCTTGAGCTTGCAAACG GTACAACACTACGAGCCACGAAACATTTGGATCGGACCGCGAAGAGATGACCTGGTGCACCTGGGCTCCAAGTATGCGCCCTGTATGCGCCGGGATGGCAAAATAATGGATCTCATATCGAAGACGAGAAAGCAGGAACGCGAAACGGCCTGCTGCATACGAAACGATGATTCCGGCTGTGTGCAGAGCTCACAGGCCGACTGTTCCGTGCGTGGACTATGGCCTACG ACCATCTCAACGTGGAAGAAATGGTCCCCGGGTGACTCTGGACCGGGCGGACGCATCTCGGGCAGCGTCTGCGGGCTCGATCCGAAGTACTGCGATGCGCCGGCCTCGATCGCACCGCACGAATGGCCGGACGACATCACCAAGTGGCCTATCTGTCGGAAAAACAATCAGTTTACGCAACGCTTCCGCTTTAAGGATCACACTGCCGAGCACATGGTCTGCGAGGTGATTGGCCATCCGTGCTGTATGGGAATATCGGGCGAGTGTCGCATTACGACGCGCGAGTACTGCGACTTTGTGCGCGGTTACTTTCACGATGAAGCATCGCTGTGTTCACAG GTTTCGTGCTTGAACGATGTGTGCGGCATGTTTCCGTTCATCGTGACCGATCTTCCCGATCAGTTCTACCGGCTGTTCACGTCACTCTACATACACGCTGGCATCGTTCATCTCATAATCACTGTTGCCTTTCAACACATACTCCTCGCGGATCTGGAGCGTCTGTTGGGATCACTGCGAACGGCGATAGTTTACATCGGTTCGGGTATCGTTGGCAACCTGACCAGTGCCATCTTCGTGCCCTACAAGGCAGAG GTTGGTCCTTTACCATCTTTAGCGGGCACACTATCCTCGCTGCTGGTGCTACTTATTCTGTGTCACTGGCGAAATTTGAAGAAACCACAGTACGCGATGCTGAAGATGCTCTTTCTGGGCTGTTTACTGTTCGGTATGGGTACCTTACCATGGCAGCAGAACTTTACCGGCTTGATATCGGGCCTGTTGTTCGGTATCACCTTCACCCTAGCTCTCACCCCATACCTCAGCTTCACCAAGTACAGTAGGAAAGGCAAG ATCAAGCTAGTGTGGACCTGCTTCGTGCTACACTTCGTGCTGTATGCGCTCATCTTTCTGGTGTTCTACCTGTTTCCGACCATATTCTCGCTCAACTTTCTCGAGGGCAATCAAATCTCGAGCATCAATGACAACAATGGCATGCACGATCACTTCAACCCCTACGACACGTTCAACTACTTTAATGGTAAGAACACCGACGGCGGTTCCTCGCACGGTGGAATGTTGCCCGGCGAGGGCGGCCGAAATGGGGGCGAtgtcggtggtggcggtggtaggATCAAGGATTACGACCGTGGCGGTGGAGGCAGCAACCGGTACGGTGGTaatggtggtggcggcggtggtgcTATTAGCATGTCGGGCGGCACGATAAAAGCCATTAATCCCAAATACAATAATATAAATAGTAACGGTAATCTGAACGCAAAATCCAATATGCATAGTTATAAGATGGTAGCTATATGTGAAAAGGGCCAGTGCAATCCGCGTCCGAACGCATGA
- the LOC128708016 gene encoding tRNA pseudouridine(38/39) synthase: protein MEVKVNKKVKSATDEELQSLSKEELITKIRQLEAHNVQLKSIVQKSLKSHEEATHGKATKKHRPFDFSKCFKRHILLRLYYLGWDYQGFAAQEDSIETIEHHLFAALKKVCLIEGRETSNYNRCGRTDKGVSAFCQVISLDVRSKFSPEEQLEESNLEGELDYCSMLNRVLPVDIRCIAWMPMVNPAYSARFDCRSRTYRYFFPQGDLNVPLMEEGARYLVGVHDFRNFCKMDVGNGVVNFVRSIDAISIQMCQEDYLDNESYNMLCVELTGKAFLWHQVRCIMAVLLLVGQGKEEPSVVKELLDVEKNPCKPQYSMAIDVPLNLYKCQFNEKSIQPAGEEQQESDGGSDLRNWIFKHENVVRTICELQGLWMKQNVKSTMIRDMLHELERVGSWRMSGQATQLTEGVKSKEYRPLLQRQQCESLENRIEHYAKKRRIEVSTKSNDSNADGSDEPMQQSVADDGTNNDGYVDHGVTGIEN, encoded by the exons ATGGAAgtaaaagtgaataaaaagGTGAAATCCGCAACAGATGAGGAGTTGCAATCGCTTTCCAAAGAG gagtTGATAACTAAAATCAGACAGCTTGAAGCACACAACGTTCAATTGAAAAGCATTGTACAGAAAAGCCTTAAATCTCATGAAGAAGCTACACATGGCAAAGCGACGAAGAAGCATCGTCCGTTCGATTTTAGCAAATGCTTCAAACGGCACATTTTGTTGCGTCTTTATTATCTCGGTTGGGACTATCAAGGTTTTGCAGCGCAGGAAGATTCCATTGAAACGATAG AACATCACTTGTTTGCTGCACTGAAGAAGGTATGTCTGATCGAGGGTCGTGAAACTTCGAACTACAATCGTTGCGGGCGCACGGATAAGGGTGTCAGTGCGTTTTGTCAGGTGATAAGTTTGGATGTTCGCTCCAAGTTTTCACCGGAAGAACAGCTAGAAGAGAGCAATCTAGAGGGTGAGCTCGATTATTGTTCGATGCTTAATCGGGTGCTGCCCGTGGATATTCGTTGCATTGCCTGGATGCCGATGGTAAATCCTGCGTATAGTGCCCGCTTCGATTGTCGATCGCGGACGTACCGGTATTTCTTTCCGCAAGGAGATTTGAATGTACCTTTGATGGAGGAGGGCGCTCGTTATCTGGTGGGGGTACATGATTTTCGAAACTTCTGCAAAATGGACGTTGGAAATGGAGTTGTAAACTTCGTGAGAAGCATCGATGCAATTAGCATACAAATGTGTCAAGAAGATTATCTGGATAATGAAAGTTATAATATGTTGTGCGTCGAGCTAACGGGTAAAGCATTCCTTTGGCATCAGGTTCGATGCATCATGGCTGTACTGTTGCTGGTTGgacagggaaaggaagaacCGTCCGTGGTGAAAGAATTGTTGGATGTTGAGAAGAATCCCTGCAAACCACAGTACAGTATGGCAATCGATGTGCCGTTAAATCTGTACAAATGTCAGTTTAACGAGAAAAGCATCCAACCTGCCGGAGAAGAACAGCAGGAATCGGACGGTGGAAGCGATTTGCGGAATTGGATCTTCAAACATGAGAATGTGGTGCGAACAATCTGCGAGTTGCAGGGATTGtggatgaaacaaaatgtgaa ATCAACAATGATTCGTGACATGTTGCATGAATTGGAACGTGTGGGATCTTGGCGCATGTCAGGTCAAGCAACACAACTGACCGAAGGGGTAAAAAGTAAAGAATATCGTCCCTTGCTACAACGGCAACAATGTG AGAGTCTGGAGAATCGCATCGAACATTATGCCAAGAAGCGACGCATCGAGGTTAGCACTAAATCAAACGACAGCAATGCGGACGGAAGCGACGAACCGATGCAGCAGAGTGTAGCCGACGACGGCACCAATAACGACGGTTATGTAGATCATGGTGTGACGGGAATAGAAAATTAG